ACCTTCGGCGACCTGGCGACGCTGAGCAAGGACCTGCCGGAAATCAAGCAACTGCACATCACCGGGACCGCCATGTTCGACGGTCGCCCGCAAATGGTGGTGTTCAACGCCAGCCTGACCCCGGACATGGACGTGGCCCGCGCAGCCCATATTTCCGGTTCGCTGCCGGTGGTCTTCGCCAAGCCTTCGGAACAGCAGTTGCCGTTCCAGGCGAATGGCGAGCGCACCTCGTTCCAGGACGGCGGCATCATGCTCAATACGCCGGTGATGGAGCTCTACGAACCCCAGTTCCCGATGAGTGCAATTCCCGAAAGCGAGCAGTTGATTCTCAAGTTTCAGACCGAGGGCGGCGGTAAAAAGAAAGATCGCGGAACACTGATGTCGGCAATGGCCGACAAGTTCATCGGTGTACCCTACGCCGCGCGGCACGCCCAGCAAAGCGAAGGCATCAAGGCGTTCGCCGACAATACCGTGACCGTTCGATTGAAAACCGAAAAGGGTAACTTCACCGGCACGCTGCAAGGCACCGTCAACTTCAGCATGGCCACAGAGCTGAAAAATCATTTGCAGGAAGAACTGCAAGTCGATGTGAAACAGTACCTGGAGCGTCATGAGGAAAGTCAGACCTACAGGTTCGACTCCACCGGCGGAGCCCTGCTGGCGCTCGACGATGTGATGTTCGACGCAGCCGCCCGCGAGCTGCGCGATGACCCGGAATCGGCAGCCGTCATCGACTTCCGGCAGCAGGCCCAGCAGACGCTGGACGATTTGAAGCAGGCGCTGACCGATGCCATCGCCAGCACGAACGGTCCGCTGGCACTCGACGCACACATCCGTCATGCCGTGGAAACCCTGGATCAGCTCGGCGACGCCCCCGGAAAAGTCGAGTGGCTGGCCAGGAAGCTCAATCACGGCAATGACCCGGCTTACATGGTCTTGCTGCAAACCGCCAAACGCCTGGATGCCGGGGTGACCGGGCCGAAATCCCTGGTGGTCAGCGAAGCGATCAAGGAAATGGGCGTGCGCGACATCATCACCAAAAGCGAGAACTTCATCCGCGAAGTGATCTATCCCTCGATGTATCGCCTCGATCAGCCGAATTCAAACGTCAAGCTGCTGAACGGGGCCATCGCCGATTTGCGTGAAGCCCGCGACAACCAGGGCTTCAACGATGTGCTGCAGCGGATCGCCGATCAATACGTTTCGCGCACCTTCCCTTCGTCATCGCTGCCGTTCAATTCGACCACCGTCGCTCAGGCCCGGGCCTGGTTGATTCCGGGCGGATAAACGAAAACCCGCAAGTGCCCGGGCGAGCGCCAACGCCTCGTCCGGGGTCAGGGGCGATCATCGCCCTCAGCGTCCGCTGCGGTGCCGGCGCTCCGGTCCTTGGGCGTGCCGGATTCGCTGCGAATCTGCGCATGGCTGATCAACGCGAAGATGAAACTGCCGCCGATGATGTTGCCCGCCAGCGTGGGGCCGGCAAACACCAGCCAGAAATCCTTCCACGGCAATTCACCGGCGAACACCAGATAGGAAACCTCCAGCGAGCCGACGACGATGTGGGTGAAGTCGCCCAGCGCCATGAAGTAGGTGATGAGAACGATGATCCACACCTTCGCGCTCTCCATGGACGGGATCATCCAGACCATGGTGGCGATCATCCAGCCGGAAATGATGCCTTTGGAGAACATCTGGCTGCGGTCGCCTTCCATGACCTTGCGCCCGATGTCGAGGAAAGCGACATCGGTCTTGCTGTCGAAGATCGGCAGTTCCAGCATGACGTAGGCCACCAGCAGGGTGCCGCAGAGGTTGCCCACCAGCACCACGGACCATAACCGCAGCAATCGGCCGAAATTGCCCAGCGTGGGCTTGCTCATGATCGGCAGCACGGCCGTCAGGGTGTTTTCGGTGAACAGTTGCTGGCGGGCGAGGATCACCGCGAGGAACCCGGCGCAGTAGCCGAAACTGGCGATGACCTTGAAGCCGTCGCCTTCGGGCAGGCGCGAGTTGAGCAGCCCCATGGCCATCAGCGACAGGCCCATGGTCAGGCCTGCAGCGAGGGCCGACCACCAGAGCGCGGCAATGCTGCGCTCCAGTTCGAGATCGCCCTGGGTGCGGATGATTTCGTGCAGCACGGCTGCGCGCGGGGGTTGGTTCTTTTCGACCTCGCGCTGTTCCTTGGCCGAGAGATCAGGGGTCTTGCCGTTGGTGGGGGTGGTCATGGCGCAAACACCGGTGGTGGGTGATTTAGCTACGACCGTTGCCACCGTCAATACGTTCTGTACCCACTGAACCTGAACCTGTGGGAGCGGGCTTGCCCGCGATGGCGGTTGTTCAATCAACAATCATGTGACTGACGCAACGCTATCGCGAGCAAGCTCGCTCCTACAGGATGGCGGGGTGGTCACTCGTCCTTGAACTGATCCTTGACGTACTTGATCTCGGTCCGGCCATGCGGCGCCGGCAGGCCGTCTTCGCCGAGGTTGACGAAGACCATCTTCTCCACCGTCAGGATGCTCTTGCGGGTGATCTTGTTGCGCACTTCGCAGGTCAGGGTGATCGAGGTACGGCCGAATTCGGTGGCGGTGATGCCCAGTTCGATGATGTCGCCCTGGCGCGAGGCGCTGACGAAGTTGATTTCGGAAATGTACTTGGTCACCACGCGCTGGTTGCCCAACTGGACGATGGCGTAGATCGCCGCTTCTTCGTCGATCCAGCGCAACAGGCTGCCGCCGAACAGGGTGCCGTTGGGGTTGAGGTCTTCGGGTTTTACCCATTTGCGGGTGTGGAAATTCATGTGCTCTCCTGACCATCTTGCCGATTGATGCCCGGCATCATGGCAGAGCCCGGGCCAGAGCTCTATTAAGCATCGACTATGGTCTCGATTACCGTTCGGACATTGACGTGCAGAAAGGCTTTGGAAGATCAGCATAGCCCGCTATAATCGCCCCCGATTCAAAAACGGTAACTTCCACTTGATACCGTTTTCCCGCCACCTGTCCGAGGGGCGCTGCAGCAGGTTCGACCTGTCAGGCTCGGATGGGGCGTTGGCAGGCTTTGGCCCGCCACTAAACGCACAACGGCGCCCATTCGCATACATTACGAATGGAGGCTCTCATGAGCGCTGTAATCACGCCTGCAGATTTTACCGACTACAAAGTTGCCGACATGTCCCTGGCTGCCTGGGGCCGCCGCGAAACCATCATCGCCGAGTCGGAAATGCCTGCCCTGATGGGTCTGCGCCGCAAGTACGCCGAAGAGCAACCGCTCAAGGGCGCAAAAATCCTCGGCTGCATCCACATGACCATTCAGACTGCCGTGCTGATCGAAACCCTGGTTGCCCTGGGTGCCGAAGTGCGCTGGTCGTCCTGCAACATCTTCTCGACCCAGGACCAGGCTGCTGCCTCCATCGCCGCTGCCGGCATTCCGGTTTTCGCCTGGAAAGGTGAAACCGAGCAAGAGTACGAGTGGTGCCTGGAGCAGACCATCCTCAAGGACGGCGCCCCATGGGATGCCAACATGATCCTCGACGACGGCGGTGACCTGACCGAGCTGCTGCACAAGAAGTACCCGCAGGTACTGGACCGCGTTCACGGCGTGACCGAAGAAACCACCACCGGCGTACACCGTCTGCTGGACATGCTGGCCAAGGGCGAACTGAAGATCCCGGCCATCAACGTCAACGACTCGGTCACCAAGAGCAAGAACGACAACAAGTACGGCTGCCGTCACAGCCTGAACGACGCGATCAAGCGCGGCACCGACCACCTGCTGTCCGGCAAGCAAGCGCTGGTCATCGGTTACGGTGACGTGGGCAAGGGTTCCGCCCAGTCCCTGCGCCAGGAAGGCATGATCGTCAAGGTTTCCGAAGTCGACCCGATCTGCGCCATGCAAGCCTGCATGGACGGTTTCGAACTGGTTTCGCCGTTCATCGACGGCATCAACAACGGCACCGAAGCCAGCATCGACAAGGCCCTGCTGGGCAAGATCGACCTGATCGTGACCACCACCGGCAACGTCAATGTTTGCGATGCAAACATGCTCAAAGCCCTGAAGAAGCGCGCCGTTGTCTGCAACATCGGTCACTTCGACAACGAAATCGACACCGCTTTCATGCGCAAGAACTGGGCATGGGAAGAAGTGAAGCCACAGGTCCACAAGATCCACCGTACCGGCGCTGGCGCATTCGATGCCCAGAACGACGACTACCTGATCCTGCTGGCCGAAGGTCGTCTGGTGAACCTGGGTAACGCCACTGGCCACCCAAGCCGCATCATGGACGGTTCGTTCGCCAACCAGGTACTGGCGCAGATCTTCCTGTTCGGCCAGAAGTACGCCGACCTGTCGCCAGCCCAGAAAGCCGAGCGCCTGACCGTTGAAGTACTGCCCAAGAAGCTCGACGAAGAAGTGGCCCTGGAAATGGTCCGCGGTTTCGGCGGCGTCGTGACTCAACTGACCAAGACCCAGGCCGACTACATCGGCGTGACCGTCGAAGGTCCGTTCAAGCCGCACGCTTACCGCTACTGATCGGCCAGCCACTCCCTTTGTAGGAGCGAGCTTGCTCGCGATAGCGATCTTTCAGTGACTATCCATGTGACTGACACACCGCTTCGCGAGCAAGCTCGCTCCTACAGGGAGCGGAGTTCGCATTACGCGCTTTCAAGGATATGACCATGTCCCAAGACCGTCGCTA
This DNA window, taken from Pseudomonas sp. MYb118, encodes the following:
- a CDS encoding patatin-like phospholipase family protein, yielding MINLTLSPSLSPSSLSPAPAQRSSTGTTGADWGDFTKGSAQVGQGQSETLVHSLTDRNLSIRRFDNGVIELDLKRPAIERLVLSGGGAKGVAFSGMVKALEESQTMGSVRTLSGSSAGAISAAFLASGMSHAAFDKMSDETNLVSLLDSQNKVLAPIQHASSAIGRGIAKIPGKAGSIGRLLCDLVPRLQSKASPLEALIHEKMLESVLSRVNQALNDRDPLSQASRACVDNMKTNGYVTFGDLATLSKDLPEIKQLHITGTAMFDGRPQMVVFNASLTPDMDVARAAHISGSLPVVFAKPSEQQLPFQANGERTSFQDGGIMLNTPVMELYEPQFPMSAIPESEQLILKFQTEGGGKKKDRGTLMSAMADKFIGVPYAARHAQQSEGIKAFADNTVTVRLKTEKGNFTGTLQGTVNFSMATELKNHLQEELQVDVKQYLERHEESQTYRFDSTGGALLALDDVMFDAAARELRDDPESAAVIDFRQQAQQTLDDLKQALTDAIASTNGPLALDAHIRHAVETLDQLGDAPGKVEWLARKLNHGNDPAYMVLLQTAKRLDAGVTGPKSLVVSEAIKEMGVRDIITKSENFIREVIYPSMYRLDQPNSNVKLLNGAIADLREARDNQGFNDVLQRIADQYVSRTFPSSSLPFNSTTVAQARAWLIPGG
- a CDS encoding formate/nitrite transporter family protein, which produces MTTPTNGKTPDLSAKEQREVEKNQPPRAAVLHEIIRTQGDLELERSIAALWWSALAAGLTMGLSLMAMGLLNSRLPEGDGFKVIASFGYCAGFLAVILARQQLFTENTLTAVLPIMSKPTLGNFGRLLRLWSVVLVGNLCGTLLVAYVMLELPIFDSKTDVAFLDIGRKVMEGDRSQMFSKGIISGWMIATMVWMIPSMESAKVWIIVLITYFMALGDFTHIVVGSLEVSYLVFAGELPWKDFWLVFAGPTLAGNIIGGSFIFALISHAQIRSESGTPKDRSAGTAADAEGDDRP
- a CDS encoding acyl-CoA thioesterase; translated protein: MNFHTRKWVKPEDLNPNGTLFGGSLLRWIDEEAAIYAIVQLGNQRVVTKYISEINFVSASRQGDIIELGITATEFGRTSITLTCEVRNKITRKSILTVEKMVFVNLGEDGLPAPHGRTEIKYVKDQFKDE
- the ahcY gene encoding adenosylhomocysteinase, with the translated sequence MSAVITPADFTDYKVADMSLAAWGRRETIIAESEMPALMGLRRKYAEEQPLKGAKILGCIHMTIQTAVLIETLVALGAEVRWSSCNIFSTQDQAAASIAAAGIPVFAWKGETEQEYEWCLEQTILKDGAPWDANMILDDGGDLTELLHKKYPQVLDRVHGVTEETTTGVHRLLDMLAKGELKIPAINVNDSVTKSKNDNKYGCRHSLNDAIKRGTDHLLSGKQALVIGYGDVGKGSAQSLRQEGMIVKVSEVDPICAMQACMDGFELVSPFIDGINNGTEASIDKALLGKIDLIVTTTGNVNVCDANMLKALKKRAVVCNIGHFDNEIDTAFMRKNWAWEEVKPQVHKIHRTGAGAFDAQNDDYLILLAEGRLVNLGNATGHPSRIMDGSFANQVLAQIFLFGQKYADLSPAQKAERLTVEVLPKKLDEEVALEMVRGFGGVVTQLTKTQADYIGVTVEGPFKPHAYRY